A genome region from Microcella alkaliphila includes the following:
- a CDS encoding class I SAM-dependent RNA methyltransferase yields the protein MTSPGTEIELQVERIAHGGVSVARHEGRVVFVSDAIPGEVVRARLTDTRKKSFWRADTVEVLQPSEHRRPHVWLAASVERDPAERAGGAEFGHIALAHQRELKRRVLVEALARMAHIDVEAGSEHPAAGVTVQSLPGDDAANGLGWRTRIRMHVAPDGALGPMAARSHRVVPVDEVPLASPAVQSATPFGETFSGVPTVDVLAPTVGDPRLIIGEQAPSLIRERVGEREFRLDDSGFWQVHREAPAALTRAVQRAIVPDLVDPRALNLDLYGGVGLLAAAFADAAGPDTVITTVEADARATDHAAENLAEWLGAQAETGRVDRWLRSLEQSASASDRARLRAATVVLDPPRSGAGRDVMDALGRLAPAQLVYVACDPVALARDVALAAGHGYALARLEAFDLFPHTHHLEAVATLVRA from the coding sequence ATGACGTCCCCGGGCACTGAGATCGAGCTGCAGGTTGAGCGCATCGCGCACGGCGGGGTGTCGGTGGCCCGGCACGAGGGCCGCGTCGTGTTCGTCTCGGATGCGATTCCGGGCGAGGTGGTGCGGGCGCGGCTGACCGACACGCGCAAGAAGAGTTTTTGGCGCGCCGACACGGTCGAGGTGCTGCAGCCGAGCGAGCATCGGCGCCCGCACGTGTGGCTGGCGGCGAGCGTTGAGCGCGACCCGGCCGAGCGGGCGGGCGGTGCCGAGTTTGGCCACATCGCGCTCGCGCACCAGCGCGAGCTGAAGCGCCGGGTGCTCGTGGAGGCGTTGGCGCGCATGGCGCACATCGATGTCGAGGCCGGCTCCGAGCATCCCGCCGCCGGCGTCACGGTGCAGTCGCTGCCGGGCGACGATGCCGCGAACGGGCTGGGCTGGCGCACTCGCATTCGGATGCACGTGGCGCCCGACGGCGCGCTCGGCCCGATGGCGGCGCGCTCGCACCGCGTCGTGCCCGTCGACGAGGTTCCGCTCGCCTCGCCGGCGGTGCAGTCCGCGACCCCCTTCGGGGAGACATTTTCGGGTGTCCCGACCGTGGACGTGCTCGCGCCGACGGTGGGCGACCCGCGGCTGATTATCGGCGAGCAGGCGCCGTCACTGATTCGTGAGCGGGTGGGCGAGCGCGAGTTTCGGCTCGACGATTCGGGGTTCTGGCAGGTGCACCGTGAGGCGCCGGCGGCGCTGACGCGGGCAGTGCAGCGGGCAATCGTGCCCGACCTGGTCGACCCGAGGGCTCTGAACCTTGACCTCTACGGAGGGGTGGGGCTGCTCGCCGCCGCGTTCGCCGACGCCGCCGGCCCCGACACGGTGATCACGACCGTCGAGGCCGATGCGCGCGCGACCGACCACGCCGCCGAGAACCTCGCCGAGTGGCTGGGGGCGCAGGCCGAGACGGGGCGCGTCGACCGCTGGCTGCGCTCGCTCGAGCAGAGCGCATCGGCGTCGGACCGCGCCCGGCTGCGCGCCGCGACGGTCGTGCTCGACCCGCCGCGCTCGGGCGCCGGCCGCGATGTCATGGATGCTCTCGGTCGCCTCGCCCCCGCCCAGCTGGTGTACGTCGCGTGCGACCCCGTGGCGCTCGCGCGCGATGTGGCGCTCGCCGCCGGGCACGGCTACGCGCTCGCGCGGCTGGAGGCGTTCGACCTGTTTCCGCACACGCATCACCTGGAGGCGGTCGCCACGCTCGTGCGCGCCTGA
- a CDS encoding response regulator transcription factor — translation MAGSHDRQHRVAVVDDHESVRLGLQAAFTNAGFEFVLAAATVAELQEGLAGREVDVVVLDLSLGDGSSVTENVKDVQTLGAAVLVHSIADRVALVREALAAGAAGVIPKASSTRTVIQAAETVARGEVLNNLEWASAIDADRDFAKAQLGRREREILHLYASGLPLKLAAQQLGIGYATAREYLDRIRQKYVEVGRPAPTKVDLLRRAVEDGILPGLDTDDDDTD, via the coding sequence GTGGCCGGTTCGCACGATAGGCAGCATCGAGTCGCGGTCGTTGACGACCACGAATCGGTGCGTCTGGGCTTGCAGGCCGCCTTCACGAACGCCGGCTTCGAGTTCGTGCTCGCCGCCGCGACGGTGGCCGAGTTGCAGGAGGGTCTGGCCGGGCGCGAGGTCGACGTCGTGGTGCTCGACCTGAGCCTCGGCGACGGGTCGAGCGTCACCGAGAACGTCAAAGACGTGCAGACCCTCGGTGCCGCGGTGCTCGTGCACTCGATTGCCGACCGTGTCGCGCTCGTGCGCGAGGCGCTCGCCGCTGGCGCTGCGGGCGTGATCCCGAAGGCGTCGAGTACCCGCACGGTGATTCAGGCGGCCGAGACGGTCGCCCGCGGCGAGGTGCTGAACAACCTCGAGTGGGCGAGCGCCATCGACGCTGACCGCGACTTCGCGAAGGCGCAGCTCGGTCGCCGTGAGCGCGAGATCCTGCACCTGTACGCGAGCGGCCTGCCGCTGAAGCTCGCCGCGCAGCAGCTCGGTATCGGCTACGCGACCGCACGCGAATATCTCGACCGCATCCGTCAGAAGTATGTCGAGGTGGGGCGCCCCGCGCCGACCAAGGTCGACCTGCTGCGTCGCGCGGTCGAAGACGGAATCCTGCCCGGGCTCGACACGGATGACGACGACACCGACTAA
- a CDS encoding PTS sugar transporter subunit IIB: MKIVAICGAGIGSSGILKVNAERVLQRLGLSATVVAADVSSVQRVAADAQVILTSQEFVEAIGATRAETIVIENYFDTDELARKIEAAIG; this comes from the coding sequence GTGAAGATCGTCGCCATCTGTGGGGCGGGCATCGGCTCGTCCGGCATTCTGAAGGTCAACGCCGAGCGGGTGCTGCAGCGCCTCGGCTTGAGCGCCACCGTCGTCGCCGCCGACGTGTCGTCCGTGCAGCGAGTCGCCGCCGACGCGCAGGTGATCCTCACGAGTCAGGAGTTCGTCGAGGCCATCGGCGCGACCCGCGCCGAGACGATCGTCATCGAGAACTACTTCGACACGGACGAGTTGGCGCGCAAAATCGAGGCCGCGATCGGCTGA
- a CDS encoding phospho-sugar mutase — translation MTHLDSAKAWREQDPDPVTRAELDALITAAEDGDVAATAELADRFDTRLAFGTAGLRGELGAGSNRMNRVLVSQAAAGFARFLLARESHPSVVIGYDGRVNSDVFARDTAEIMAGAGVRAILLPRLLPTPVLAFAVRHLGVSAGVMVTASHNPPRDNGYKVYLGGADQGSQIVAPVDGEIHAAILEVANSTTVDLIPRSTHYETAEDDIVEAYVVATAGIAGESSAPGATPRIPVPFTYTAMHGVGYETSRAVFDRAGFAEPTVVVEQRDPDGAFPTVAFPNPEEPGAMDLAEATASAAGSQLIIAHDPDADRLAVAIPDATSATGWRRLTGNEVGTLLGWRAAEREVARGGTGTLAASIVSSPALVAIADHFGLPYRDTLTGFKWVSRVENLAFGYEEALGYLVNPQSIRDKDGISASTEFLAMAGELAAEGRTVADRLREADEVFGAFASSQVSVRVTELAAIGRIMASIRDARPTAIGGIPVTQTDDFANGFGDFGPSDILRFWMDGGSRVIVRPSGTEPKVKVYIDAVSHDGTAEQRRAAAEATVAALTAGAQELLAE, via the coding sequence ATGACGCACCTCGACTCCGCGAAGGCCTGGCGCGAGCAGGACCCCGACCCGGTCACGCGCGCCGAATTGGATGCACTCATCACCGCCGCAGAAGACGGTGACGTCGCCGCCACTGCCGAGCTCGCCGACCGCTTCGACACGCGCCTCGCCTTCGGCACGGCGGGCCTGCGCGGCGAACTCGGAGCGGGGTCGAACCGGATGAACCGCGTGCTCGTGTCGCAGGCCGCCGCCGGCTTCGCACGGTTCCTGCTCGCTCGCGAGTCGCACCCGAGCGTGGTGATCGGCTACGACGGGCGCGTGAACTCCGACGTGTTCGCGCGCGACACGGCTGAGATCATGGCCGGCGCCGGAGTGCGCGCGATCCTCCTGCCGCGGCTCCTGCCGACCCCGGTCCTGGCGTTCGCCGTTCGCCACCTCGGGGTAAGCGCCGGCGTCATGGTCACCGCAAGCCACAACCCGCCGCGCGACAACGGCTACAAGGTGTACCTCGGCGGGGCCGACCAGGGGTCGCAGATCGTCGCGCCGGTCGACGGCGAGATTCACGCCGCGATCCTCGAGGTCGCGAACTCGACGACGGTCGATCTGATCCCCCGCTCGACCCACTACGAGACGGCCGAAGACGACATCGTCGAGGCGTACGTCGTCGCGACGGCGGGGATTGCGGGCGAGAGTTCCGCGCCGGGCGCGACCCCGCGCATCCCGGTGCCGTTCACGTACACGGCGATGCACGGCGTTGGTTACGAGACGAGCCGCGCCGTGTTCGACCGTGCCGGCTTCGCCGAGCCCACCGTGGTGGTCGAACAGCGCGACCCCGACGGGGCTTTCCCGACGGTGGCGTTCCCGAACCCGGAGGAGCCGGGCGCCATGGACCTCGCCGAGGCGACCGCCAGCGCCGCCGGCTCGCAGCTGATCATCGCGCACGACCCCGACGCCGACCGGCTCGCGGTGGCGATCCCCGACGCGACGTCGGCGACGGGCTGGCGCAGGCTTACGGGCAACGAGGTGGGCACGCTGCTCGGCTGGCGCGCCGCCGAGCGCGAGGTCGCCCGCGGCGGCACGGGAACGCTCGCGGCGTCGATCGTGTCGAGCCCCGCGCTCGTGGCGATCGCCGACCACTTCGGTCTGCCGTACCGCGACACCCTCACCGGATTCAAGTGGGTGAGCCGCGTCGAGAACCTCGCCTTCGGCTACGAGGAGGCCCTCGGCTACCTCGTCAACCCGCAGTCGATCCGCGACAAGGACGGCATCTCGGCCTCGACCGAGTTCCTCGCGATGGCGGGCGAGCTCGCCGCGGAGGGGCGCACGGTCGCCGACCGGCTGCGCGAGGCCGACGAGGTCTTCGGCGCCTTCGCCTCCAGCCAGGTCTCGGTGCGCGTCACCGAGCTGGCCGCGATCGGCCGCATCATGGCCAGCATTCGGGATGCTCGCCCCACCGCGATCGGCGGAATCCCCGTCACGCAGACCGACGACTTCGCGAACGGCTTCGGCGACTTCGGGCCGAGCGACATCCTGCGGTTCTGGATGGACGGCGGCTCACGCGTCATCGTGCGCCCGAGCGGCACCGAGCCGAAGGTGAAGGTGTACATCGACGCGGTGTCGCACGACGGTACGGCCGAGCAGCGCCGCGCCGCCGCCGAGGCGACAGTCGCCGCGCTGACCGCCGGCGCGCAGGAGCTGCTCGCCGAGTAG
- a CDS encoding acetyl/propionyl/methylcrotonyl-CoA carboxylase subunit alpha, giving the protein MARITKVLIANRGEIAVRVIRAARDSGIGTVAVYADQDRDARHVVLADEAYALGGTTSAETYLVIDKLLSVARRSGADAVHPGYGFLAENADFARAVIDAGLTWIGPSPEAIDALGDKVRARHIAEKVGAPLALGTLNPVASADEVLEFVDQHGLPVAIKAAYGGGGRGLKVARTREEVPDLFESATREAIAAFGRGECFVEKYLDKPRHVETQCLADAHGTVVVISTRDCSLQRRHQKLVEEAPAPFLTSEQTALLYDASKAILREAQYVGAGTCEFLIGADGTVSFLEVNTRLQVEHPVSEEVTGIDLVREQFRIAEGEAIGYGDPEAHGHSIEFRINGEDPGLGFMPMPGPVHALRFPGGPGVRVDSGVTTGDVISGAFDSLLAKLIVTGKTREDALERSRRALAEFEVAGLPTVLPFHRAVVDDPAFAPSNGEPFSVYTRWIETEFAGELEPWSGTLTGAEVTGPAARSTVVVEVNGKRMEVSLPESLVGVGGGGSGVGGSSAGGAVAGQAPAPRRRGGGAAAAGGSGDSVSSPMQATVVKLAVAEGDTVVAGDLVVVLEAMKMEQPMTAHKDGVVASIGASVGETVAAGHVLLTIADA; this is encoded by the coding sequence ATGGCCCGAATTACGAAGGTGCTCATCGCCAACCGCGGTGAGATCGCCGTCCGCGTCATCCGCGCAGCCCGTGACTCCGGCATCGGCACTGTTGCCGTGTACGCCGACCAGGACCGCGACGCCCGCCACGTCGTGCTCGCCGACGAGGCGTACGCGCTCGGCGGCACCACCAGTGCTGAGACGTACCTCGTCATCGACAAGCTCCTATCGGTCGCCCGCCGCTCGGGCGCCGACGCCGTGCACCCCGGCTACGGCTTCCTCGCCGAAAACGCCGACTTCGCCCGCGCCGTCATCGACGCCGGCCTCACCTGGATCGGCCCCTCGCCCGAGGCCATCGACGCACTCGGCGACAAGGTGCGCGCCCGGCACATCGCCGAAAAAGTCGGCGCCCCGCTCGCCCTCGGAACCCTCAACCCCGTCGCCTCGGCTGACGAGGTCTTGGAGTTCGTCGACCAGCACGGCCTGCCCGTCGCCATCAAGGCCGCCTACGGCGGCGGCGGCCGCGGCCTCAAAGTCGCACGCACCCGCGAGGAAGTGCCCGACCTGTTCGAGTCGGCAACCCGCGAGGCGATCGCCGCCTTCGGCCGCGGCGAATGCTTCGTCGAGAAGTACCTCGACAAGCCCCGCCACGTCGAAACCCAGTGCCTCGCCGACGCACACGGCACTGTCGTCGTCATCTCCACCCGCGACTGCTCGCTGCAGCGCCGCCACCAGAAGCTCGTCGAGGAGGCGCCGGCGCCGTTCCTGACTTCTGAACAGACCGCGTTGTTGTACGACGCGTCGAAGGCGATCCTGCGCGAGGCTCAGTATGTTGGCGCAGGCACCTGCGAGTTCCTCATCGGGGCCGACGGAACCGTCTCATTCCTCGAGGTGAATACGCGACTGCAGGTCGAGCATCCCGTCTCGGAGGAGGTCACCGGCATCGACCTGGTGCGCGAGCAGTTTCGCATCGCTGAGGGCGAGGCGATCGGCTACGGAGACCCCGAAGCGCACGGGCACTCGATCGAGTTCCGCATCAACGGCGAAGACCCCGGGCTGGGCTTCATGCCGATGCCCGGCCCCGTGCACGCGCTGCGGTTCCCCGGCGGCCCCGGCGTGCGCGTCGACTCGGGCGTCACCACGGGCGACGTCATCTCGGGCGCCTTCGACTCGCTTCTCGCGAAGCTCATCGTCACCGGAAAGACCCGTGAGGATGCTCTCGAGCGCTCGCGCCGCGCCCTCGCCGAATTCGAGGTGGCCGGCCTCCCCACCGTCCTGCCCTTCCACCGCGCCGTCGTCGACGACCCCGCGTTCGCGCCGTCGAACGGCGAGCCGTTCAGCGTCTACACCCGCTGGATCGAGACCGAGTTCGCGGGCGAGCTCGAACCCTGGAGCGGCACCCTCACCGGCGCCGAAGTCACCGGGCCCGCAGCGCGCTCGACCGTCGTCGTCGAAGTCAACGGCAAGCGCATGGAGGTGTCGCTGCCCGAGTCGCTCGTCGGCGTCGGCGGGGGCGGCTCCGGTGTCGGAGGCTCGAGCGCTGGCGGCGCCGTAGCCGGGCAGGCCCCCGCACCGCGGCGACGCGGCGGCGGCGCGGCCGCCGCCGGCGGGTCGGGCGACAGCGTGTCGAGCCCCATGCAGGCCACCGTCGTGAAGCTCGCCGTCGCCGAGGGTGACACGGTGGTCGCGGGTGACCTCGTCGTCGTGCTCGAAGCCATGAAGATGGAGCAGCCGATGACCGCCCACAAGGACGGCGTCGTGGCGTCCATCGGCGCGTCCGTCGGCGAGACCGTGGCCGCGGGCCACGTCCTGCTCACGATCGCCGACGCGTAG
- a CDS encoding purine-nucleoside phosphorylase — protein sequence MSHAQNPLDDPTADPFAIAREAAAQLAEATGVDRHDIALTLGSGWAKAADLIGETTHTIPAPEIVGFSKPALEGHVGTLRSVLLPNGKRALVIGARTHYYEGHGVRRVVHSVRTAAAAGATTMVLTNGAGGIKPEWQPGTPVLISDHINLTADSPLEGATFIDLTDLYSARLREIARTIDPTLDDGVYVQNRGPHYETPAEVQMAKTIGGHIVGMSTALEAIAARQAGMEILGLSLITNLAAGISPEPLSHQEVIDAGRAAEPVISALLAKIVAAI from the coding sequence ATGTCCCACGCGCAGAACCCGCTCGACGACCCGACCGCCGACCCCTTCGCCATCGCGCGCGAGGCGGCGGCCCAGCTGGCCGAGGCCACCGGCGTCGACCGCCACGACATCGCGTTGACGCTCGGCTCGGGGTGGGCGAAGGCCGCCGACCTGATTGGTGAGACGACGCACACGATCCCCGCGCCCGAGATCGTGGGGTTCTCGAAGCCGGCGCTCGAGGGCCACGTCGGCACGCTCCGGTCCGTGCTGCTGCCGAACGGCAAGCGCGCGCTCGTGATCGGCGCCCGCACCCACTACTACGAGGGTCATGGCGTGCGCCGGGTCGTGCACTCGGTGCGCACGGCGGCCGCCGCGGGCGCGACGACGATGGTGCTGACGAACGGCGCCGGGGGCATCAAGCCCGAGTGGCAGCCGGGCACCCCCGTGCTGATCAGCGACCACATCAACCTCACCGCCGACAGCCCGCTCGAGGGCGCGACGTTCATCGACCTCACCGACCTGTACTCGGCACGCCTGCGCGAGATCGCACGCACGATCGACCCGACGCTCGACGACGGCGTGTACGTGCAGAACCGCGGCCCGCACTACGAGACGCCCGCTGAGGTGCAGATGGCGAAGACCATCGGCGGCCACATCGTCGGCATGTCGACGGCGCTCGAGGCGATCGCGGCCCGCCAGGCCGGCATGGAAATTCTCGGCCTCTCGCTCATCACGAACCTCGCCGCGGGCATCAGCCCCGAGCCGCTCAGCCACCAGGAGGTCATCGACGCCGGCCGCGCCGCCGAGCCGGTGATCAGCGCCCTGCTGGCGAAGATCGTCGCCGCGATCTAG
- a CDS encoding sensor histidine kinase, with protein sequence MKAPLAPLSRRRVDTILSRAVAGFGIVFGAQAIPAVLEQYAYAEPAWAATAIPLVYASLVFSLLCAIAKRFVVGAARVVAFVYIAALVTWPMFVADVEQVQAGDHWLYQLTTVATAAAAIGFRTRAATIYLVVVPLMYGVIRALPQGGTGPVELGFFNAVYAIILGAAVLVIVTMLRVAASNVDSAQQTALSRYSRAVRQHATEVERVQVDAIVHDSVLTTLLTAARAAEGREKKLAGQMAADAIRHLEDAALVTPDDGSTVRFRQLADRIGEAARSMPVTFSVRLRSVDARVIPAGTAESLYSAAVQAMVNSTQHAGGPEVKRWLHITGARAGHIEIVVGDAGAGFDAAAVPQERLGVRRSIVERTASGGGEAEVVSTPGQGTTVTLRWPAATRPVPFDPDAGDSGAAAGDGGDA encoded by the coding sequence ATGAAGGCGCCGCTCGCGCCGCTCAGCCGCCGCCGGGTCGACACGATCCTGTCGCGCGCGGTCGCCGGCTTCGGCATCGTGTTCGGCGCTCAGGCGATCCCCGCCGTGCTCGAGCAGTACGCCTACGCCGAGCCGGCGTGGGCGGCGACCGCGATTCCGCTCGTCTACGCCTCGCTCGTCTTCTCACTGCTGTGCGCCATCGCGAAACGGTTCGTGGTCGGCGCGGCGCGCGTCGTCGCGTTCGTCTACATCGCGGCGCTCGTGACCTGGCCGATGTTCGTCGCCGACGTCGAGCAGGTGCAGGCCGGCGACCACTGGCTGTACCAACTCACGACGGTGGCAACAGCGGCCGCCGCGATCGGGTTCCGCACGCGCGCGGCGACGATCTACCTCGTCGTCGTTCCGCTCATGTACGGCGTGATCCGCGCGCTGCCGCAGGGGGGCACCGGCCCGGTCGAGCTGGGGTTCTTCAACGCGGTGTACGCGATCATCTTGGGCGCCGCCGTGCTCGTCATCGTGACGATGTTGCGGGTGGCCGCCTCGAACGTCGACTCCGCCCAGCAGACCGCGCTCAGCCGCTACTCGCGCGCGGTGCGTCAGCACGCGACCGAGGTCGAGCGCGTGCAGGTGGACGCGATCGTGCACGACAGCGTGTTAACGACCCTGTTGACGGCGGCGCGCGCAGCCGAGGGTCGCGAGAAGAAGCTCGCCGGGCAGATGGCGGCCGATGCGATACGCCACCTCGAGGACGCCGCCCTCGTCACTCCCGACGACGGTTCGACCGTGCGCTTCCGCCAGCTAGCCGACCGCATCGGCGAGGCGGCACGCAGCATGCCCGTCACCTTCTCGGTGCGGCTGCGCAGCGTGGATGCTCGGGTTATTCCCGCGGGAACCGCCGAGTCGCTCTATTCCGCCGCTGTGCAGGCCATGGTCAACAGCACCCAGCACGCCGGCGGCCCCGAGGTAAAGCGCTGGCTGCATATCACCGGTGCGCGAGCCGGCCATATCGAGATCGTCGTCGGCGACGCGGGGGCCGGGTTCGACGCGGCCGCCGTGCCGCAGGAGCGACTCGGCGTGCGTCGCTCGATCGTCGAGCGCACCGCGAGCGGGGGCGGCGAGGCCGAGGTGGTGAGCACCCCCGGGCAGGGCACGACGGTCACCCTGCGCTGGCCCGCGGCGACGCGCCCTGTGCCATTCGATCCCGACGCGGGCGACTCCGGCGCGGCGGCCGGCGACGGGGGCGACGCATGA
- a CDS encoding PTS sugar transporter subunit IIA yields the protein MTDSFDPAVAALPPLADRAIVLQARADDWRDAVRLAGDALVDCGCATTEYTEAMVRMVDDHGPYIVIAPGLALAHARPGPEVRRDGLSVVTLATPVSFGHAHNDPVRVVIGLAVHAPDAHLTSVAALANVFNDSSAILAIADATSREQVRDILDARRPAS from the coding sequence ATGACCGACTCCTTCGATCCGGCCGTTGCCGCGCTGCCGCCGCTCGCCGACCGCGCCATCGTGCTGCAGGCGCGCGCCGACGACTGGCGCGACGCCGTGCGGCTCGCCGGCGACGCCCTCGTTGACTGCGGCTGCGCGACGACGGAATACACCGAGGCGATGGTGCGCATGGTCGACGACCACGGCCCGTACATCGTCATCGCGCCGGGCCTCGCGCTCGCGCACGCGCGCCCCGGCCCCGAGGTGCGTCGCGACGGCCTCTCGGTCGTGACGCTTGCCACCCCGGTGAGTTTCGGGCACGCGCACAACGACCCCGTTCGGGTCGTGATCGGCCTCGCCGTTCACGCACCGGATGCTCACCTCACGTCGGTCGCGGCCCTCGCGAACGTCTTCAACGATTCGTCCGCCATCCTGGCGATCGCGGACGCCACGTCGCGCGAGCAGGTGCGCGACATCCTGGATGCTCGGAGGCCCGCCTCGTGA
- a CDS encoding Maf family protein: MRLYLASTSPARLATLRNVGIEPIAIAPGVDEEAAVAAREAELGYPLAAADMVQLLARAKAEAIIGAEPGGEMLDGFILGGDSAFELDGAIYGKPHRPEVAFERWQVQRGRSGILHSGHWVIDHRGGQVRGAVGRPSSAVVHFATDIEDAEIEAYIATGEPLKVAGAFTIDSKGAPFIDRIEGDPHTVVGLSVPLLRVLVHELGGRFTDLWNR, encoded by the coding sequence GTGCGCCTCTACCTCGCCTCCACCTCGCCCGCCCGGCTCGCCACCCTGCGCAACGTCGGCATCGAACCCATCGCCATCGCCCCCGGCGTCGACGAGGAAGCGGCCGTCGCCGCGCGCGAAGCAGAGCTCGGGTACCCGCTCGCCGCCGCCGACATGGTGCAGCTGCTCGCGCGGGCCAAAGCCGAAGCGATCATCGGCGCCGAACCCGGAGGCGAGATGCTCGACGGGTTCATCCTCGGCGGCGACAGCGCCTTCGAACTCGACGGCGCCATCTACGGCAAGCCGCACCGGCCCGAGGTCGCCTTTGAGCGCTGGCAGGTGCAGCGCGGGCGCAGCGGAATCCTGCACTCCGGACACTGGGTCATCGACCACCGCGGCGGCCAGGTGCGGGGAGCCGTCGGCCGGCCATCCAGCGCCGTCGTGCACTTCGCCACCGACATCGAAGACGCCGAAATCGAGGCGTACATCGCCACCGGCGAACCGCTGAAAGTCGCCGGAGCCTTCACCATCGACTCCAAAGGCGCCCCCTTCATCGACCGCATCGAAGGCGACCCACACACCGTCGTCGGGCTCAGCGTGCCGCTCCTGCGCGTGCTCGTGCACGAGCTCGGCGGGCGGTTCACCGACCTCTGGAACCGGTAG
- a CDS encoding NAD(P)H-quinone dehydrogenase: protein MATQFERKHQIVILGGGPGGYEAALAGAQLGAEVTLIERSGVGGSAVLTDVVPSKTLIATAEAAEAITEAAEVGVQFYSRTEAGRAVKPEIAVNLTAINHRLLRLAAQQSQDMHEQLEKAGVRILNGDARLDGPNRVVVSTGHSKKRVDFDECEADTIIVAVGASPRELPSAQPDGERVLTWKQLYGLDDVPEHLIVVGSGVTGAEFASAYRSLGARVTLVSSRDQVLPGEDVDAASLIEKVFRSNGIDVLSASRASTVENVGDGVRVTLSDGRVIMGSHCLMAVGAVPNTAGIGLEEAGVQLTESGHIRVNRVARTSIPSIYAVGDCSDYLPLASVASMQGRTAVFHAMGDAVDPIEKRNITSNIFTHPEIATVGFSQLDVETGVARGTVYKLPLSSNPRAKMQGIKEGFIKLFASRTSGTVIGGVVVAPRASELILPIALAVEHRLTVDQLASAMSVYPSLSGGITDAARAMHVRRE from the coding sequence GTGGCGACCCAATTCGAACGCAAACACCAGATCGTGATCCTCGGCGGAGGGCCCGGTGGCTACGAGGCGGCGCTCGCCGGCGCGCAGCTCGGCGCCGAGGTGACCCTCATCGAGCGCAGCGGGGTCGGGGGATCGGCCGTGCTCACCGACGTCGTGCCATCGAAGACCCTCATCGCCACCGCTGAGGCAGCCGAGGCGATCACCGAGGCCGCCGAAGTGGGCGTGCAGTTCTACTCACGCACCGAAGCCGGCCGGGCCGTCAAGCCCGAAATCGCCGTCAACCTCACCGCCATCAACCATCGGCTGCTGCGGCTCGCCGCCCAACAGTCGCAAGACATGCACGAGCAGCTCGAGAAGGCCGGCGTGCGCATCCTGAACGGGGATGCGCGGCTCGATGGCCCGAACCGCGTCGTCGTCTCGACCGGCCACAGCAAGAAGCGTGTCGACTTCGACGAGTGCGAGGCTGACACCATCATCGTCGCCGTCGGCGCCTCGCCGCGCGAACTGCCGAGCGCCCAGCCCGACGGCGAACGCGTGCTGACGTGGAAGCAGCTGTACGGCCTCGACGACGTGCCCGAGCACCTCATCGTCGTCGGCTCAGGAGTCACCGGCGCCGAATTCGCCTCCGCCTACCGCTCGCTCGGGGCGCGCGTCACCCTCGTCTCGTCGCGCGACCAGGTGCTGCCCGGAGAGGACGTCGACGCCGCGTCGCTCATTGAGAAGGTGTTTCGCTCGAACGGGATCGACGTGCTGTCGGCCTCGCGAGCATCCACGGTCGAGAACGTCGGCGACGGAGTACGCGTCACCCTGTCGGATGGGCGGGTCATCATGGGGTCGCACTGCCTCATGGCCGTCGGCGCCGTGCCCAACACGGCCGGCATCGGCCTCGAAGAGGCGGGCGTGCAGCTCACCGAGTCGGGGCACATTCGCGTCAACCGGGTCGCGCGCACCTCCATCCCGTCGATCTACGCGGTCGGCGACTGCAGCGACTACCTGCCGCTCGCCTCCGTCGCGTCGATGCAGGGGCGCACGGCGGTGTTCCACGCCATGGGCGACGCGGTCGACCCGATCGAGAAGCGCAACATCACCTCGAACATCTTCACCCACCCCGAGATCGCGACCGTCGGCTTCTCGCAGCTCGACGTCGAAACCGGGGTCGCGCGCGGCACCGTCTACAAGCTGCCCCTGTCGTCGAACCCGCGCGCCAAAATGCAGGGCATCAAGGAGGGCTTCATCAAGCTCTTCGCCTCCCGCACCTCGGGCACCGTCATCGGCGGAGTCGTCGTCGCGCCCCGAGCATCCGAGCTGATCCTGCCGATCGCGCTCGCCGTCGAGCACCGTCTCACCGTCGACCAGCTCGCCTCGGCGATGAGCGTCTACCCGTCGCTGTCGGGCGGCATCACCGACGCCGCCCGCGCCATGCACGTGCGCCGCGAGTAG